The following are from one region of the Candidatus Poribacteria bacterium genome:
- a CDS encoding LamG domain-containing protein — MSRRFIIFGGVLIFLLGSFLMDVDAKLLGYWTFDVKANAHRDSSPNNNHGEFKGGAGWTPKGHVAGGVILEEGADSYFEVPHDASLNAQDQVTLMCWVKFTRPDFGRDQSLVWKNAPFKESNKRFWASYALRTFREGFKLGGFAFDANTEGGRTAAVDPDFLVANDWYHVAAVADGKEVRVYTNGKEKVVKEQRGAFQPTEFPLTIGHDLRDPDAGKVRRDQLGYVQGVMDEVVVLSHVLTAAQVKEAKELGDRGKSLDKYAPVAAVEPTGKIAVKWAEIKARR; from the coding sequence ATGTCTCGACGATTTATCATTTTTGGGGGAGTGCTCATCTTCCTTCTCGGTTCTTTTTTGATGGATGTTGATGCCAAACTGCTCGGTTATTGGACGTTTGATGTCAAAGCGAATGCACACAGGGATTCTTCGCCAAATAACAATCACGGTGAATTCAAAGGGGGTGCCGGATGGACGCCAAAGGGACATGTTGCCGGCGGCGTTATACTAGAGGAAGGGGCGGACTCCTACTTTGAGGTTCCCCATGACGCCAGTCTCAATGCGCAGGATCAGGTAACGTTGATGTGCTGGGTTAAATTTACGCGACCCGATTTTGGCAGAGATCAGTCCTTGGTTTGGAAAAACGCGCCTTTCAAGGAGTCGAACAAGCGATTTTGGGCTTCTTACGCACTGCGAACGTTTCGTGAAGGGTTTAAGTTAGGCGGGTTCGCATTTGATGCCAATACGGAGGGTGGTCGAACAGCTGCGGTAGATCCAGACTTTCTTGTAGCAAATGACTGGTATCATGTTGCCGCGGTTGCCGACGGCAAAGAAGTCAGAGTCTATACCAATGGGAAGGAAAAAGTGGTTAAGGAACAGAGAGGAGCGTTTCAGCCAACTGAATTCCCGTTGACCATCGGCCACGATTTGCGTGACCCGGACGCTGGTAAAGTCCGTCGGGATCAGTTGGGATATGTTCAAGGCGTCATGGATGAAGTGGTGGTTCTCAGTCATGTGCTGACCGCTGCTCAAGTTAAAGAAGCCAAAGAGCTAGGGGACCGTGGGAAATCACTCGACAAATATGCTCCAGTTGCTGCGGTCGAACCCACCGGCAAAATAGCCGTTAAATGGGCGGAAATCAAAGCGCGAAGATGA
- a CDS encoding LamG domain-containing protein: protein MFRIILVFGVLLIYLFCCPLTNTDAKLLGYWAFEDKNNLGKDSSPNRNHGETKTFVGEAQWTDKGKVKGALQLPNGQETWLEVPHHESLNVKTGQITMMCWVKFTDPGAFTGFGEDGSLIWKNAPYAENKRFWTSYALRLYRPGISRGSFSFDANMTEARAAAIDPDFPLVVDEWYHVAGVADGTKVRVYTNGKEKAVGDQRGEFQPSDDPLTIGFDLRDPDEPVARHFLGFVRGIMDEVVILDHALTAGQIQEAMDLGERGRSLEAFQPVFGVELQGKLAVKWGEIKMAK from the coding sequence ATGTTTCGTATTATATTAGTTTTCGGTGTACTGTTAATCTATCTTTTCTGTTGCCCCTTGACTAACACTGATGCCAAACTTCTCGGTTATTGGGCTTTCGAGGACAAAAATAATCTGGGAAAGGATTCCTCTCCAAACCGCAACCATGGCGAAACGAAGACATTCGTCGGTGAAGCCCAATGGACAGACAAGGGCAAGGTAAAGGGCGCGCTGCAATTACCAAATGGTCAAGAGACTTGGCTTGAAGTCCCCCATCATGAAAGTTTGAATGTGAAGACAGGGCAAATTACCATGATGTGTTGGGTCAAATTTACGGATCCCGGTGCTTTTACAGGCTTCGGAGAAGATGGTTCCTTGATTTGGAAAAATGCCCCTTATGCAGAAAATAAGAGATTCTGGACTTCGTACGCGCTTCGACTGTATCGACCTGGGATTAGTCGAGGCTCGTTCTCCTTTGACGCAAATATGACTGAGGCACGAGCGGCGGCAATAGATCCGGATTTTCCGCTCGTTGTGGATGAATGGTATCACGTTGCAGGGGTTGCTGATGGCACAAAAGTAAGGGTTTACACCAACGGAAAAGAGAAAGCAGTTGGCGACCAGAGGGGCGAGTTTCAGCCTTCCGATGACCCGCTGACGATTGGGTTTGATCTGCGCGACCCGGATGAACCTGTTGCTCGACACTTTCTGGGATTTGTTCGGGGTATCATGGATGAAGTAGTGATCTTAGACCATGCGCTGACCGCAGGTCAAATCCAAGAAGCGATGGACCTAGGCGAAAGAGGGAGGTCGCTTGAGGCTTTCCAACCTGTCTTCGGAGTCGAACTCCAAGGCAAGTTAGCGGTTAAATGGGGCGAGATCAAGATGGCAAAGTAG
- a CDS encoding LamG domain-containing protein has protein sequence MSRIRLGRGILLCYLFSSFLIHLDAKLLGYWSFDDKNKLGKDLSPNRNDGELKGGTKWTEKGQVGGALLLVEAEDSYLEVPHDNSLNLKDQMTLMCWVKFTNPGDFEGLGREQSLIWKNAPFQTNKRFWASYALRLFRREFKAGFAFDANMTKGRTVTADEDQPEVNEWLHATAIADGAQVKVYANGVEKASVEQRGEFQPTELPLTIGVDLRNPKAGAVRRDQLGFLAGIMDEVVILNHALTAGQIREAMKLGEAGQSLEEFQPVFAVESPGKLAIKWAEIKVRN, from the coding sequence ATGTCTCGTATTCGTTTAGGTCGTGGGATTTTGCTCTGCTACCTGTTCAGTTCCTTTCTCATTCACCTTGACGCGAAACTCCTGGGTTATTGGTCTTTTGACGACAAAAATAAGCTGGGAAAGGATCTCTCTCCAAACCGCAATGATGGGGAGCTGAAGGGCGGTACCAAATGGACAGAAAAAGGACAGGTCGGCGGGGCGCTGCTACTGGTAGAGGCGGAAGATTCCTACCTTGAGGTTCCCCACGATAACAGTCTTAACCTCAAAGATCAGATGACCTTGATGTGTTGGGTCAAATTTACCAATCCGGGTGATTTTGAAGGTCTCGGTCGAGAACAGTCTTTAATTTGGAAGAATGCACCTTTTCAAACCAATAAGCGCTTTTGGGCATCTTACGCCTTGCGGTTGTTTCGCAGAGAGTTCAAGGCGGGTTTCGCATTTGACGCAAATATGACAAAAGGGCGGACTGTTACTGCCGATGAAGACCAACCTGAAGTGAATGAATGGCTTCATGCTACAGCCATTGCGGATGGGGCGCAGGTAAAAGTTTACGCAAACGGAGTGGAAAAGGCGTCCGTGGAACAACGTGGTGAGTTCCAGCCTACGGAACTTCCATTGACCATTGGCGTTGATTTGCGTAATCCAAAGGCAGGTGCCGTGCGTCGAGACCAATTGGGGTTTCTTGCCGGTATCATGGATGAAGTCGTGATCCTCAATCATGCACTAACTGCTGGACAGATCCGAGAAGCAATGAAGCTAGGGGAAGCAGGGCAGTCACTTGAAGAATTTCAGCCGGTTTTCGCTGTTGAATCTCCGGGTAAATTAGCCATCAAATGGGCAGAGATCAAAGTGAGGAACTAA